A single genomic interval of Spirosoma taeanense harbors:
- a CDS encoding SCP2 sterol-binding domain-containing protein, translating to MTLQELTDQIRTKATHADSLNATAKIVTDQGVVYIDAKQSPAVVSNDDKPADCDLYVSINDLVRMGTGDLNPMMAFMSGKLKVKGDMGIAMKMGQVMA from the coding sequence ATGACCTTACAAGAACTAACTGACCAGATTCGGACCAAAGCCACGCACGCCGATAGCCTCAACGCCACGGCTAAAATCGTAACCGATCAGGGTGTAGTGTACATTGATGCCAAACAATCGCCCGCTGTGGTTTCGAACGATGATAAACCGGCTGACTGCGATCTTTACGTCAGTATAAACGACCTCGTTCGTATGGGCACCGGCGATCTGAACCCCATGATGGCGTTCATGTCGGGCAAGCTCAAGGTGAAAGGCGATATGGGCATTGCTATGAAAATGGGTCAGGTAATGGCCTAG
- a CDS encoding BlaI/MecI/CopY family transcriptional regulator, translated as MQLRELTKAEEEIMRVLWQLQKGFVKDVLAELPEPKPAYNTVSTIVRILEKKGLVGYTAYGKTHEYFPLITEEQYRRFQTEQLMSNYFDNSLKKLVSFFVQEKNISLSEADEIIKLLNNQKDQ; from the coding sequence ATGCAGTTACGCGAACTCACCAAAGCCGAAGAAGAGATCATGCGGGTGCTCTGGCAGCTTCAGAAAGGCTTTGTTAAAGACGTGCTGGCCGAATTACCCGAGCCGAAACCGGCCTATAATACCGTCTCGACCATCGTCCGGATTCTGGAGAAAAAAGGGTTGGTTGGTTACACCGCCTATGGAAAAACGCACGAATACTTTCCGCTCATTACGGAGGAGCAGTATCGCCGGTTCCAGACCGAGCAATTAATGTCCAACTACTTCGACAATTCGCTCAAGAAGCTGGTCTCCTTTTTTGTGCAGGAGAAAAACATCAGCCTGTCTGAAGCCGACGAAATCATCAAACTTCTTAATAACCAAAAAGACCAATGA
- a CDS encoding sensor histidine kinase has protein sequence MNNWPQSILLLLGSCLLMLHVSAQPVVRLASASDGVSLEGHLVYFQDSTHIRTVSDVLQPKIQAAFSSVTTPVPNFGYVTGLEAANPVWLRFRVQNADPQPQTWLTEIDFWCFDELQLFVVDGQNRVLSASPVIGWKTPVNERLRQHRHYWFPFTLGGRQNVTVYLRMLKRRGTQIVPIKLIRESVYESVVQRGYLFWGGVLFTLSFVAIVSLFFFLATFDRIYSKYILCLFGLLGFFFINDGFMNQFAFETQFWLPRQNVYFLFPLILFYSQLLFVRSFLTLRHTPSYRWHTAGTVVLWCGGFCLLALTAEWFWPLTPTAELVLMRIFSVFYWFPMPVIVAYIVVSIVRGYHVREAWLYLVAVSPFYALNLGQVFANFRIIPTYEPVADFTYYGMAALFEVLALTFGLAYRYKLDRDQTERLMQERTRQQQRTYEAEVQTLAMKNSLLVEKERIARDLHDNVGAHLAFVVTNLTHISDQAEKHPVSNGREWAGQLRTIVTHTREAVKLLRETIWAIHQESFTVEEFSERLNQYINRYVHEADGLHVDVVVTGSQTQRLTSAQVLNLFRIVQEALNNVMKHARATTATVQLGVQSGGHITLRIRDNGRGFTWANGAMHENHYGLQNMQARARELGGTFRVFAEDGTTVEVEV, from the coding sequence ATGAACAATTGGCCGCAATCGATCCTTCTGCTGCTGGGCAGTTGCCTGCTGATGTTGCATGTATCGGCCCAGCCGGTTGTCAGGCTGGCCTCTGCCAGTGATGGGGTATCGCTGGAAGGCCATCTGGTTTATTTTCAGGATTCTACCCATATCCGCACCGTATCCGACGTGCTGCAACCGAAAATTCAGGCTGCCTTTTCCTCCGTTACTACCCCCGTCCCCAACTTTGGGTATGTTACAGGACTTGAAGCAGCCAATCCGGTCTGGTTACGTTTTCGGGTGCAGAACGCTGACCCGCAGCCACAGACCTGGCTTACGGAGATCGACTTCTGGTGCTTCGACGAACTTCAGCTTTTTGTGGTTGATGGTCAGAATCGAGTCTTATCTGCCTCGCCGGTCATTGGCTGGAAAACGCCCGTTAACGAGCGGCTTCGGCAGCATCGTCACTATTGGTTTCCCTTTACGCTGGGGGGCCGGCAGAACGTAACGGTGTACCTGCGGATGCTCAAACGGCGCGGAACGCAGATTGTGCCCATCAAACTTATTCGTGAATCGGTTTATGAATCGGTCGTCCAGCGGGGGTATCTGTTCTGGGGCGGGGTACTGTTTACGTTGTCGTTCGTGGCAATCGTGAGCCTGTTCTTTTTTCTGGCTACGTTCGATCGCATTTATTCAAAATATATCCTTTGTCTGTTTGGTCTGCTGGGCTTCTTCTTTATCAACGATGGTTTTATGAACCAGTTTGCCTTTGAGACGCAATTCTGGCTGCCTAGGCAAAACGTTTATTTTCTGTTCCCACTGATTCTGTTTTATTCTCAACTGCTGTTTGTTCGCTCGTTTCTGACCCTGCGCCATACGCCTTCCTACCGCTGGCATACCGCCGGGACGGTAGTGCTGTGGTGCGGAGGGTTCTGTCTGCTGGCGTTGACCGCCGAATGGTTCTGGCCCCTGACGCCAACGGCCGAGCTGGTGCTCATGCGCATTTTTTCGGTATTCTACTGGTTCCCGATGCCGGTTATTGTCGCCTACATTGTTGTTAGTATTGTTCGCGGATATCACGTTCGGGAGGCCTGGTTGTATTTGGTGGCGGTGTCGCCGTTCTACGCGCTGAATCTTGGCCAGGTGTTTGCTAACTTCCGAATAATCCCAACCTATGAACCCGTTGCTGATTTTACATATTACGGCATGGCAGCTCTGTTCGAAGTGCTCGCTCTGACGTTTGGACTGGCTTACCGCTACAAGCTGGACCGCGACCAGACGGAACGGCTCATGCAGGAGCGCACCCGGCAGCAGCAGCGGACCTATGAAGCAGAAGTCCAGACGCTGGCCATGAAAAACAGTCTGCTCGTTGAAAAAGAACGGATTGCCCGGGATCTGCACGATAACGTAGGGGCACATCTGGCCTTTGTAGTCACCAATCTGACGCACATCAGCGATCAGGCCGAAAAGCACCCAGTCAGCAATGGGCGGGAGTGGGCCGGGCAGTTACGAACCATCGTTACACATACGCGCGAAGCCGTAAAGCTTCTGCGCGAGACGATCTGGGCGATCCATCAGGAGAGCTTTACCGTTGAGGAATTTTCCGAGCGCTTAAATCAGTATATCAACCGTTACGTCCACGAAGCGGATGGTTTACACGTAGATGTCGTGGTAACGGGCTCACAAACTCAGCGGCTCACCTCGGCGCAGGTCCTGAATCTGTTCCGGATTGTGCAGGAAGCGCTGAACAACGTTATGAAACATGCACGCGCTACTACGGCGACGGTGCAATTAGGCGTTCAGTCCGGTGGTCATATCACCCTGCGAATTCGCGACAATGGACGGGGCTTCACCTGGGCTAACGGCGCTATGCACGAAAACCATTATGGACTGCAGAATATGCAGGCCCGTGCCCGCGAGCTGGGCGGCACATTCCGCGTTTTTGCCGAAGACGGAACAACCGTAGAGGTAGAAGTTTAA
- a CDS encoding Gfo/Idh/MocA family protein, translating into MTPLSKDSRRKFLKQGALAVVAAATGSFTIVPRHVLGGKRPDGSPVIAPSDKLNIAAVGCGGKADVNIRHAFNNGSDNIVALCDVDDRQSKKYRTQFPNAPYFQDYRELLDKAGKTFDAVIVSTPDHMHAPIAMAAMQLGKHVYVEKPLTHDIYEARMLTEAARKYKVVTQMGNQGSSGDATRIIEKAIQDKLIGHVHTVYCWTNRPVWPQGVQSPKDKGESQPVPPEVNWPLWLGTAPARPYHEAYMPTRWRGYWDFGTGALGDMGCHFIDVPFRALRLKYPTSVECSVGSVYSDFFKEAFYDDVCPPSSVIHLTFPSEDRKVKEIKFSWFDGGIRPQLPEGIEYSDVFRDENGGMLFIGTKGMLTGGLFGNDPKLLPASKFADKALPAPEKPLVEGKTEGHQQQWVKACKQGHGAYTSSPFEEAGPLTETVLMGNLATRSYLAREDGKFPGRKKLLWDGETMRITNFDYANQFVKRQYNGGYTL; encoded by the coding sequence ATGACCCCGCTCTCGAAGGATTCTCGCCGAAAGTTTTTAAAACAGGGTGCCCTGGCCGTTGTTGCAGCCGCCACTGGAAGTTTTACGATTGTTCCGCGCCACGTATTGGGCGGCAAACGGCCCGATGGCTCACCCGTTATTGCCCCGTCCGATAAGTTGAATATTGCGGCTGTTGGCTGTGGTGGCAAAGCCGACGTGAACATCCGGCATGCGTTCAACAACGGCTCCGACAATATTGTGGCCCTCTGCGACGTAGACGACCGGCAGTCGAAAAAATACCGGACTCAGTTTCCCAACGCTCCTTATTTTCAGGATTACCGCGAACTGCTCGACAAAGCAGGTAAAACGTTCGACGCGGTCATTGTGAGCACACCCGACCATATGCACGCGCCTATTGCGATGGCAGCTATGCAGCTCGGCAAGCACGTTTACGTCGAAAAGCCACTAACCCACGACATCTATGAGGCCCGGATGCTAACCGAAGCCGCCCGCAAATACAAGGTTGTTACGCAGATGGGTAACCAGGGGAGTTCGGGCGACGCCACGCGGATTATCGAAAAAGCGATTCAGGATAAGCTCATCGGGCACGTTCATACCGTCTATTGCTGGACCAACCGCCCCGTATGGCCGCAGGGCGTTCAGTCGCCAAAAGACAAAGGCGAATCGCAGCCCGTACCGCCGGAAGTGAACTGGCCCCTCTGGCTCGGTACGGCCCCCGCCCGTCCGTATCATGAAGCCTATATGCCAACCCGCTGGCGCGGATACTGGGATTTTGGTACCGGTGCGTTGGGCGATATGGGGTGCCATTTTATCGATGTTCCGTTCCGGGCGCTCAGACTCAAATACCCAACCTCCGTCGAATGCAGTGTGGGCTCGGTCTATTCCGATTTCTTTAAAGAAGCGTTCTATGACGACGTATGCCCTCCATCGTCGGTTATCCACCTGACGTTTCCATCCGAGGACCGGAAGGTGAAAGAAATCAAGTTCTCGTGGTTCGATGGCGGCATCCGCCCGCAATTGCCCGAAGGGATTGAGTACAGCGATGTATTCCGGGATGAGAATGGCGGAATGCTGTTTATCGGCACTAAAGGTATGCTGACGGGCGGGCTGTTTGGCAACGATCCAAAGCTGCTGCCTGCTAGTAAGTTTGCCGATAAAGCTCTGCCCGCCCCCGAAAAGCCGCTGGTAGAAGGCAAAACCGAGGGTCACCAGCAGCAATGGGTAAAAGCCTGTAAGCAGGGCCACGGTGCCTATACGTCCTCGCCCTTTGAAGAAGCCGGTCCGCTCACCGAAACCGTGCTGATGGGTAATCTAGCTACGCGCTCGTATCTGGCGCGCGAAGACGGCAAATTCCCCGGTCGCAAAAAGCTCCTCTGGGATGGCGAGACAATGCGGATAACCAATTTTGACTACGCTAACCAGTTCGTAAAGCGGCAGTACAATGGTGGCTATACGTTATAA
- a CDS encoding M56 family metallopeptidase — protein sequence MTALSYLLTASLYLVLFYGCYWLLLRRNTFFGLNRAYLLASVVLSLGLPLVRLPNGTAESLPVGTITLSTFVVGGHAPAPSDALLMNHWLWLLYLGGAGVMLARLGLQLWAIFRLINSGRRERYRLYTLVELSDDRTPSFSFGRYLVLNQSDALTRPDALLRHEEIHIRQRHTLDILFVEMLRAAFWFNPVLWLYKRSLQEVHEYLADRAVAQSVSRPDYARQLVAYALNVPSAALTTPFVSVSTLKQRIVMLQKTQSKRRALLGYALVLPLASLLTLCTQPDREPLQTASERTSSEASARIAASVEGEIFTVVENQPEFTGGIEKLYQFLGANIRYPEAAQKANVQGRVFLQFVVTKEGDVANVKVLKGIGYGADEEAVRVLKAMPRWQPGTQNGRAVNVQYNLPINFQLDGPDEESIRAVGPPPPPPVPANDASVLNDVKRFMINGKEASKAEVSALSPNTIRRVDVDKKQRLIAITTK from the coding sequence ATGACCGCCCTCTCCTATCTCCTGACGGCCAGTCTGTATCTGGTGCTGTTTTACGGCTGTTACTGGCTGCTGCTGCGCCGAAACACGTTCTTCGGCCTGAACCGGGCTTACCTGCTGGCATCGGTTGTGCTGTCATTAGGGCTGCCGTTGGTCAGACTACCGAACGGAACGGCCGAGTCACTGCCCGTTGGCACGATCACCTTATCGACCTTTGTCGTCGGCGGTCACGCGCCTGCGCCGTCTGACGCGCTGCTTATGAACCACTGGCTCTGGCTGCTGTACCTGGGCGGAGCCGGGGTTATGTTGGCGCGGCTGGGCCTGCAGCTGTGGGCCATTTTCCGGCTTATCAACTCTGGTCGGCGCGAGCGATACCGGTTGTACACCCTCGTTGAACTTTCGGACGATCGAACACCCTCGTTTTCCTTCGGTCGGTATCTGGTGCTGAACCAGTCGGATGCTCTGACCCGCCCCGATGCTTTGCTACGGCACGAAGAAATCCACATTCGCCAGCGCCATACCCTTGATATCCTGTTTGTGGAGATGCTGCGGGCCGCGTTCTGGTTCAATCCAGTGCTGTGGCTGTATAAACGCTCGTTGCAGGAAGTGCATGAATATCTCGCCGACCGGGCGGTTGCGCAATCAGTTTCACGCCCGGACTATGCCCGCCAGTTGGTCGCCTACGCGCTCAACGTTCCCTCGGCGGCTCTGACAACGCCTTTTGTGTCTGTTTCAACCCTAAAACAAAGAATCGTTATGCTCCAGAAAACCCAGTCCAAACGCCGGGCGCTGCTTGGCTATGCCCTCGTGCTACCCCTGGCCAGCCTGCTAACCCTCTGCACCCAACCCGACCGCGAGCCGCTTCAAACCGCATCTGAACGAACCTCGTCGGAGGCATCGGCCCGAATAGCCGCGAGTGTAGAAGGTGAAATCTTTACCGTTGTCGAGAACCAGCCGGAATTTACGGGAGGTATAGAAAAGCTTTATCAATTTCTGGGGGCAAACATCCGTTATCCGGAAGCGGCTCAAAAAGCGAACGTGCAGGGCCGGGTATTCCTCCAGTTTGTTGTCACTAAAGAAGGCGATGTTGCGAACGTAAAGGTTTTAAAAGGAATTGGTTACGGAGCTGACGAAGAGGCCGTTCGCGTCCTGAAAGCCATGCCTCGCTGGCAACCTGGCACTCAGAATGGCCGCGCGGTAAATGTGCAGTATAATCTTCCAATTAATTTCCAGCTTGACGGTCCTGATGAAGAATCGATCAGAGCAGTAGGCCCTCCGCCACCGCCCCCGGTTCCAGCCAATGACGCATCGGTGCTGAACGACGTAAAGCGGTTTATGATCAATGGCAAAGAAGCCAGCAAAGCCGAAGTCAGCGCACTTTCGCCGAATACTATTCGCCGGGTCGACGTCGATAAAAAGCAGAGGCTTATCGCTATCACCACGAAATAA
- a CDS encoding M4 family metallopeptidase: MKASFLLLTLLTTATALGQQSSPSGFARKHKTGLPSEGLAERLGAKIVPVPTDKTAPRTLLATGGARLSVEPLRLRVVRDSTTGLPVYIERKLSQRAAAEALKNRGARVSATAAASATYQFIGQVRGMLKLDKPESSLAITRTETDDLGQTHVRLMQTHRGLPVYGSELVAHLTGTEVTLLNGRYRPVPADLVKTPKLALAEASARAFTDVRKTSRVRTFGDNLLNMSPSEGELCVFPTKQGARLAYQLTVRPNLLERWEYMIDALTGEILDKYNHTCSFTGLIKSSAKDLHGTTRSFQTYQQDTKYYLIDATRPMFNATNSKMPNDPVGAIWTTDARNSRSDSMQVFQISSANNTDWSPTAVSAHYSAGLAYDYYRTTFNRNGLNGNGGTIISVVNVTDEDGKGLDNAYWNGKIMAYGNGRLLKPFAGALDIAGHEMTHGVIQNTANLQYKDQSGAINESMADVFGVMIDRDDWGVGEDIATTKLFPSGVVRNMANPNQGGKANDPNGYQPATMAQYVTTTEDNGGVHINSGIANFAFYKFATAVGKEKAEKVYYRALTTYLVRTSQFLDLRLAVIKATADLFGTPGAEVTAAQKAFDAVGIMEDTQTPPDEKPEIPVASGQDLLLLTDVEESKLYSTNVNVKPAKFDPKTNSALLHRPSVTDDGQLAFYVSADKRIRAVNLTGVASETIVSNETIWDNVAISKDGSRLAALTADKDGSMYIYSFAKKKWAKFKLYNPTYTEGVSTGEVEYADSFEWDFSGQYVVYDAFNALNNPNGDAINYWDVGFINVWDNKAGDFAKGNIEKLFANLDEGESVGNPSFAKNSSNIIAFDYFNESEDIYYVVATDLSKGDLKGVYRNNTLGFPSYSRLDNKLVFNTESDDGEEVSGINLGADKLSPAGEATVLYTGAKWPVWYTQATRALPTKAAQTITFDAIDDRYTNQGDLLLRASCSSNLPVSFVVRSGPATLSGNTLKFTGAGTVTVRAYQDGNNQFYAATPVDQSFTILTVTALEPTWTDVLLTYPNPASTTLTVELPSSQTIESLTLRTSSGAVAAQSTGLNHQRQVTLDVSQLPKGLYLLQIQTPGGTATRKILKE, from the coding sequence ATGAAAGCATCTTTCCTTTTGCTAACTCTTTTGACGACTGCCACGGCGCTGGGGCAGCAGTCGTCACCGTCCGGCTTTGCGCGCAAGCATAAAACGGGCCTTCCTTCCGAAGGACTCGCCGAGCGGCTGGGAGCGAAGATAGTGCCTGTCCCAACGGATAAGACTGCTCCCCGGACACTTCTGGCTACCGGTGGAGCGCGGCTGTCGGTTGAGCCGTTACGATTGCGAGTGGTGCGCGACTCCACCACGGGTTTGCCGGTTTATATCGAGCGAAAGCTTAGCCAGCGTGCTGCCGCCGAAGCCTTAAAAAATCGGGGTGCCCGAGTGTCGGCAACTGCGGCTGCTTCGGCAACGTATCAGTTCATCGGACAGGTGCGGGGTATGCTTAAACTGGATAAGCCCGAATCGAGTCTGGCCATTACCCGCACCGAAACCGATGACCTCGGCCAGACGCACGTACGGCTGATGCAGACTCACCGGGGCCTACCGGTTTATGGGTCTGAACTGGTCGCGCACCTGACCGGCACCGAGGTAACACTGCTGAACGGGCGTTACCGACCCGTGCCTGCTGACCTGGTAAAAACGCCTAAACTGGCTCTGGCCGAAGCGTCAGCGCGGGCGTTTACCGATGTTCGAAAGACATCGCGCGTCCGAACATTCGGCGATAACCTGCTGAACATGAGTCCGTCGGAGGGCGAGTTGTGCGTTTTTCCGACGAAACAGGGTGCCCGGCTGGCCTATCAGCTTACCGTCCGGCCGAATCTGCTCGAACGCTGGGAGTATATGATTGATGCACTGACCGGCGAGATTCTGGACAAATACAACCACACCTGTTCGTTTACGGGCCTGATCAAATCGTCGGCAAAAGACCTCCACGGCACCACGCGCTCGTTCCAGACCTATCAGCAGGATACGAAGTATTATCTGATCGACGCTACCCGGCCCATGTTCAACGCCACGAACTCAAAAATGCCGAACGACCCGGTAGGAGCTATCTGGACGACAGACGCCCGCAACAGCCGGAGCGACTCGATGCAAGTGTTTCAAATCAGTTCGGCCAATAATACCGACTGGTCGCCCACGGCGGTTTCGGCGCACTACAGTGCCGGACTGGCTTACGACTATTACCGGACTACGTTTAATCGCAACGGTCTCAACGGAAACGGCGGAACAATCATCTCCGTTGTTAACGTAACCGACGAGGACGGTAAAGGCCTAGACAACGCGTACTGGAACGGAAAAATCATGGCCTACGGAAACGGTCGGCTCCTGAAACCGTTTGCCGGCGCCCTCGATATAGCTGGCCACGAAATGACCCACGGCGTTATCCAGAACACGGCCAATCTCCAGTACAAAGACCAGTCCGGCGCAATTAACGAGTCGATGGCCGACGTTTTCGGGGTGATGATCGACCGCGACGACTGGGGCGTGGGCGAAGATATTGCCACGACGAAGCTGTTTCCGTCGGGGGTTGTGCGGAACATGGCCAACCCCAATCAGGGCGGGAAAGCCAATGATCCGAATGGCTACCAGCCCGCTACCATGGCGCAGTACGTTACCACTACGGAAGACAATGGCGGTGTCCATATCAACAGCGGCATTGCCAACTTTGCCTTTTATAAATTCGCGACGGCGGTTGGGAAAGAAAAGGCCGAGAAAGTCTATTACCGCGCGCTGACTACCTATCTGGTGCGCACCTCGCAGTTTCTGGATCTGCGGCTGGCCGTCATCAAAGCCACGGCTGACCTGTTCGGAACGCCCGGCGCGGAAGTGACGGCTGCCCAGAAGGCGTTTGATGCCGTTGGTATTATGGAAGATACCCAGACGCCCCCCGACGAAAAACCCGAAATTCCGGTGGCTTCGGGGCAGGATCTTCTCTTGCTGACCGATGTAGAGGAATCGAAGCTTTACTCGACCAACGTGAACGTCAAACCGGCGAAGTTCGATCCGAAAACCAACTCAGCGCTCCTCCACCGGCCGAGCGTAACCGACGACGGGCAGCTTGCCTTTTACGTCTCTGCCGACAAGCGCATCCGGGCCGTTAATCTGACCGGCGTCGCATCCGAAACGATCGTTTCCAACGAAACCATCTGGGACAACGTAGCGATCTCGAAAGACGGCAGCCGGTTAGCCGCCCTGACGGCCGACAAAGACGGCTCAATGTACATCTATAGTTTTGCCAAAAAGAAGTGGGCGAAGTTCAAACTCTATAATCCGACCTATACGGAAGGCGTCTCAACGGGTGAAGTAGAGTATGCCGACTCGTTTGAGTGGGACTTTTCGGGCCAATACGTCGTGTATGACGCCTTCAATGCCCTGAACAACCCGAATGGCGACGCCATCAATTACTGGGACGTAGGCTTCATCAACGTCTGGGATAACAAAGCAGGTGATTTTGCCAAAGGCAACATCGAGAAGCTGTTTGCCAATCTGGATGAGGGCGAAAGCGTAGGCAATCCGTCGTTCGCCAAAAACTCGTCGAATATCATCGCGTTCGATTACTTCAACGAAAGTGAAGACATCTATTACGTCGTGGCTACAGACCTGAGCAAGGGCGATCTGAAAGGCGTGTACCGGAACAATACGCTGGGCTTCCCGAGCTATTCAAGACTGGATAATAAACTCGTATTCAATACCGAATCGGACGATGGAGAGGAAGTGTCTGGGATTAATCTGGGGGCCGATAAACTGTCGCCAGCGGGTGAGGCAACGGTGCTGTACACGGGCGCAAAATGGCCAGTCTGGTACACCCAGGCTACCCGTGCCCTGCCGACAAAAGCGGCCCAGACCATTACGTTCGACGCTATTGACGACCGTTACACGAACCAGGGCGACCTGCTCCTGCGAGCAAGCTGTTCGTCGAACCTGCCGGTTAGCTTCGTTGTCCGCAGCGGTCCGGCTACGCTGAGCGGCAACACCCTGAAGTTTACCGGAGCGGGAACCGTAACGGTGCGGGCCTATCAGGACGGTAATAATCAGTTCTATGCCGCTACGCCGGTGGATCAGTCCTTTACCATACTGACCGTAACGGCCCTCGAACCAACCTGGACCGATGTCCTGCTGACTTATCCGAATCCCGCCAGCACGACGCTCACGGTGGAGCTGCCCAGTTCGCAAACCATCGAATCGTTGACGTTACGTACGAGCAGCGGAGCCGTGGCTGCTCAGTCCACCGGCCTCAACCACCAGCGTCAGGTTACGCTCGATGTCAGCCAGTTGCCAAAGGGGCTGTACCTGCTGCAGATTCAGACGCCTGGCGGTACAGCAACCCGGAAAATTCTGAAAGAGTAA
- a CDS encoding sensor histidine kinase → MGPVGRLLLCTLLGLLGHLQNSRASTPVIQLSDTTQQISFEEGLYVLNDPLNQLSVQDLVRESRSYQFEAVNTPISLVNHQTIWLRFTAENVESGSLPMLLEIDYPYLETVSAYVISQRGPELVVPELGWRIPAIKRPYVHRNFVLPISFPGRQSVEVYVRIRREAGMLVIPVRLWQPEAFRLHDLNETMIWGLIVGWLLFAVGFSLFVFAVHRQNIYLFYSFYILVQSGALLSTAGLLENLYFNADWGIGGNHTRQILMLLSAGSNFLFVRSFVTIKKSETGWYSRWSRFTLLAWGGLAGVVGVFGLFTGTIDTTAEQTAFEILVGLIRLVYALILFLTLSTVIKGLRLQESVSVAQLYLLAFTPLLLISLEQFLGWLMPNENYTHIRINDYIFAVVFETVVLLFGLIYRFKTYRDERENALRQQNQLALQAQQTERARLARELHDGVGPELAVLKMQLEIESDQNGAVPRPQLKRFIEDVDRISRDIRDVSHALMPADLRAQGLVLSLEQLVAQLTAVQSGAEINFTHGDIGQMTAVVEQTVYQMTKELLNNMFKHAHASLIDIELYRQNGNLLLTIADNGVGYDPAIVERVEGIGLRNIQTSAEALQGEFEIRRKPTGGMLHRITLPV, encoded by the coding sequence ATGGGTCCGGTTGGTCGTTTGCTATTGTGTACACTGCTGGGATTACTTGGCCATCTGCAGAATAGCCGGGCTTCAACGCCCGTTATTCAACTTTCAGATACTACCCAACAGATCTCATTTGAAGAGGGATTGTATGTGCTCAATGATCCGCTCAACCAGTTATCAGTTCAGGATCTGGTCAGAGAATCCCGGAGCTATCAATTCGAAGCTGTAAATACGCCCATTAGCCTGGTGAACCATCAGACGATCTGGCTACGGTTTACGGCCGAAAATGTCGAGAGCGGCTCATTGCCTATGTTACTGGAAATCGATTACCCATACCTGGAGACCGTTAGCGCGTACGTCATTAGTCAGCGAGGCCCTGAGTTGGTGGTTCCCGAACTGGGCTGGCGAATTCCAGCCATAAAACGCCCTTACGTGCATCGGAATTTCGTGTTACCTATCAGCTTCCCGGGCCGCCAGTCCGTAGAGGTATACGTGCGGATTCGCCGTGAGGCAGGTATGTTGGTGATACCGGTCCGGCTTTGGCAACCGGAAGCCTTCCGGTTACACGATCTGAATGAAACAATGATCTGGGGCCTGATTGTTGGCTGGCTTCTGTTTGCGGTTGGTTTCAGCTTGTTTGTATTTGCTGTACACCGGCAGAATATTTACTTATTCTATAGCTTCTACATCCTGGTTCAGTCGGGCGCGTTGCTTAGCACGGCCGGGCTGCTGGAAAACCTATATTTTAATGCCGATTGGGGCATTGGCGGGAATCATACCCGTCAAATTCTTATGCTGCTGAGCGCTGGAAGTAATTTTTTGTTCGTACGTTCCTTTGTAACTATCAAAAAGAGCGAGACGGGCTGGTACAGCCGCTGGAGCCGATTCACGCTGCTGGCGTGGGGAGGGCTGGCTGGCGTCGTTGGCGTCTTTGGTTTATTTACCGGAACAATTGATACGACAGCCGAACAGACTGCCTTCGAGATTTTGGTTGGCCTGATTCGTCTGGTCTATGCCCTTATCCTGTTCCTAACGCTCAGTACGGTTATTAAAGGACTGCGTTTACAGGAAAGCGTTTCGGTAGCTCAGCTTTATCTGCTGGCATTTACCCCCTTGCTGCTGATTAGCCTGGAGCAATTTTTAGGCTGGCTCATGCCCAATGAGAATTATACCCATATCCGGATCAACGATTATATTTTTGCCGTCGTATTTGAAACCGTCGTTCTGCTATTTGGTCTGATTTACCGCTTTAAAACGTATCGCGATGAGCGCGAAAACGCGCTCCGGCAACAAAACCAGCTTGCCCTGCAGGCCCAACAGACCGAGCGCGCCCGCCTGGCCCGGGAGCTTCACGATGGGGTGGGGCCTGAACTGGCCGTGCTGAAAATGCAGCTGGAGATTGAATCAGACCAGAATGGGGCAGTGCCCCGACCGCAGCTTAAGCGCTTTATTGAGGATGTCGACCGGATTAGCCGTGATATTCGGGATGTGTCGCATGCGCTCATGCCTGCCGACCTGCGAGCGCAAGGCCTGGTCCTGAGTCTGGAACAGTTAGTCGCCCAACTAACGGCAGTACAGTCTGGCGCTGAAATTAATTTTACGCACGGAGACATCGGGCAAATGACAGCCGTTGTCGAGCAGACGGTCTATCAAATGACTAAAGAGCTCCTGAACAACATGTTCAAACACGCCCATGCATCATTGATTGATATAGAACTATACCGCCAGAATGGCAATCTTCTGCTGACAATCGCTGACAACGGCGTTGGCTATGATCCCGCAATTGTAGAGCGGGTCGAAGGCATCGGGCTGCGTAATATTCAGACCAGCGCAGAGGCCTTGCAGGGCGAATTCGAGATCCGCCGTAAACCGACCGGAGGAATGCTTCACCGGATTACGCTACCGGTTTGA